In a single window of the Danio rerio strain Tuebingen ecotype United States chromosome 20, GRCz12tu, whole genome shotgun sequence genome:
- the ccl38a.4 gene encoding chemokine (C-C motif) ligand 38, duplicate 4 precursor, whose product MRQSCIFIACLVLVAFCSVDGSDFSQNPDKCCFSFSTIKIPVKQVQSYHTTHFQCQKNGIIFVTEQKEICADPTERWVQRLMNLVDARLVKDTEASSNGSP is encoded by the exons ATGAGGCAGTCCTGCATCTTCATCGCCTGTCTGGTGCTCGTCGCATTCTGCTCAGTTGATGGAAGTGATT TCAGCCAAAATCCAGACAAGTGCTGCTTTTCGTTTTCCACTATAAAGATCCCAGTTAAGCAGGTTCAGAGTTATCATACTACACATTTTCAATGTCAGAAGAACGGGATCAT TTTTGTGACAGAACAGAAGGAGATCTGCGCTGACCCGACTGAGAGATGGGTTCAGAGACTGATGAATCTGGTGGATGCTCGCCTGGTGAAAGACACAGAGGCCAGCTCTAATGGCAGCCCCTAA
- the ccl38a.3 gene encoding C-C motif chemokine 38a.3 isoform X3 — protein MKPSCNFIACLVLATFCLVNGSQGPVKCCYSFFNARIPVKEVGGYHATHLQCNINAVIFITKAQREICTNPAEKWVQRLMRLVDVQNMKQMTEGRIGDSLDTHRSKPLHEMPKTNQAVSKKAEIITMTEMPLQQQDETTSILYYFQDWTDFDTTQANSKTESVYFCVRPGGE, from the exons atgaagccgTCCTGCAACTTCATCGCCTGTCTGGTGCTTGCCACTTTCTGCTTAGTTAATG GGTCCCAGGGTCCCGTTAAGTGCtgctattctttttttaatgcaagaaTTCCAGTAAAGGAGGTTGGGGGTTATCATGCTACACATCTTCAGTGCAACATTAATGCTGTTAT tttCATCACAAAGGCTCAAAGGGAGATCTGCACTAACCCGGCTGAGAAATGGGTTCAGAGACTGATGAGGTTGGTGGATGTTCAAAATATGAAGCAGATGACAGAGGGCAGAATTGGGGACAGCTTGGACACACACAGATCTAAACCACTTCATGAGATGCCAAAAACCAACCAAGCAGTGTCAAA GAAAGCAGAGATAATTACAATGACAGAAATGCCACTCCAGCAACAAGATGAAACAACTTCAATCCTATACTATTTTCAGGACTGGACAGATTTTGACACAACACAGGCAAATTCAAAAACTGA ATCTGTTTACTTCTGTGTGCGACCAGGGGGAGAATAA
- the ccl38a.3 gene encoding C-C motif chemokine 38a.3: MWRLCTGSQGPVKCCYSFFNARIPVKEVGGYHATHLQCNINAVIFITKAQREICTNPAEKWVQRLMRLVDVQNMKQMTEGRIGDSLDTHRSKPLHEMPKTNQAVSKKAEIITMTEMPLQQQDETTSILYYFQDWTDFDTTQANSKTESVYFCVRPGGE, encoded by the exons GGTCCCAGGGTCCCGTTAAGTGCtgctattctttttttaatgcaagaaTTCCAGTAAAGGAGGTTGGGGGTTATCATGCTACACATCTTCAGTGCAACATTAATGCTGTTAT tttCATCACAAAGGCTCAAAGGGAGATCTGCACTAACCCGGCTGAGAAATGGGTTCAGAGACTGATGAGGTTGGTGGATGTTCAAAATATGAAGCAGATGACAGAGGGCAGAATTGGGGACAGCTTGGACACACACAGATCTAAACCACTTCATGAGATGCCAAAAACCAACCAAGCAGTGTCAAA GAAAGCAGAGATAATTACAATGACAGAAATGCCACTCCAGCAACAAGATGAAACAACTTCAATCCTATACTATTTTCAGGACTGGACAGATTTTGACACAACACAGGCAAATTCAAAAACTGA ATCTGTTTACTTCTGTGTGCGACCAGGGGGAGAATAA